The DNA sequence AgctaatatttatattatttggatgaatcatgtactcaatAGCATATTAGTTCTTGAAGTTAAATAATTTTGCTCACGTCACATCACCTTGCTCGTGTTATCCAAGCATGCATCTGTACCATGTGCACGTCTTGTCACTTTAAAAATTCTAAACCTCGCTATGGTGAAGTGAACTAATAAGTGCTCTTTAGTGGTGCATATCCTCGTGTCCCCTTGAAAATGGTTTCTCAGTTGTCTCTAATAGTATGATAACATCGTAGAGGAGACGTGTTTTCCTGTATATGTGGAGTCACCACACTCTTTGCAATTGAACAAATTACAGAAAAGAAGTAAAACCCCTAAGGTCGTTGTAGTAACTATTATCCATCCTTCTGCGAGTGACATGTAAAACTTTGCTTCTCAGCAACCAGGTATTGGGGGTGAAGTAGTGCCGCACCAGGATAACTCTTTTCTGTACACTGAACCAACAACGTGCACTGGCTTGTGGCTGGCTTTAGAGGATGCAACAATTGTAAATGGCTGTCTCTGGGCTATACCGGGATCCCACAGAAGTATTGTTTTCCCAACTCTACTTTGCCTTGCTACCTTTAATCATCGAATTCCTTCATATAACATACATAAAGTTCTATTTCTTTAGATGGCCTTGTGAGGAGATTCCTTAGAGATGAAAATGGGGTTCACTTTGATAAGCCATCTCCATGTTATAACCAGAAAGATTTCGTTCCGCTTGAAGTAAAAGCTGGATCTTTGGTAGTCATTCACGGAGATCTTATTCACCAGAGGTCAGTCACTTCCAGAACTTCTCTGGGACCATATAGAACTGCCAGTTGTGCTATCGTTTGTATTTGGCTCGTTTGGAATGTTTTTTATCCATTCAATCTTTTCAATGGATGATTGCAGTTTTGAGAACCAGTCTTCAAAGTCACGACATGCATACAGTTTGCATGTGGTGGATACTAATGGCTGCAAATGGGCAGAAGACAATTGGTGAGTGGCCAGGGTTTTGTGTTTAATTTGCTCTGTTTCTTGATTCTTAATGCCATATTTTACTGAGGGGTAAAGCAGCAGAGTCATGCTATAGCTGTAATTATCAGGAAGGACCTCTAATGTCTGATACGGAAGCTAAGGTTCACACAGTGGGTGCAGGGTGACTTGTAGATTATTAGGAACATCATAAAGTTGTTCTCAACATTACAGCTTAGTATAGGTGTTAGCACATCATTTTTCATGGTTCTGAATTACTGAAAACTACATGGGGAACTTCTATAGATCCTTTTTAGAAAGCAATATTTGTAAGGTAATACTGCATACGATAGACCCAATGTGGTTTGACCTGTTCCCAGATCCGCATAGGGGATATAAGTGCACCAGACTGCCCTTTGTAATAGCTACATCTCCACTTCGAGTCTATTGCATGGCATTTTCTTAATCAACATTAGATCTGCATCTGAATGGATCACATGTAATTTCTTACATATGAGAAATCATTTAATTTATATTCAATAATATGTCATAGTATCAGGCCCCGTCCAATATAACTTTAGATTTTGGAAATTGAGTATTTTCCTCCCTTGGATTGTGACAGGATGGGGGGTGGAAAAGGATACCTAGGATGATAGTTTATATAAATCGACCTATTTGCTGAGATGTAGCTTTCACTCATAGAGAAACTCGGAAATTATTCTTACCAAACGAAAAGCTATGTTGCCAAGGAAAAAGAATCAAGAGACTCAAAAGCAGGCATGCTTATTGAATCAATAGCTACTTTTGCTGAATGATATGCGACAACAGATATATAAGTTTCTAGTTATGATCCAACTTACATGCTGCTTTTGTTTTTAAAAATGTTTCAGGATTAGAAGAAATGTGGATCCAGAGCCCTTATACAGTTGTTGAATCTGCCCTCAGAGTCATCAACCGCTAGTTTCTTACCAAAATATCAAGTGAACCTTGGGAGCGACCTGTTTAACTTTCTTAGCTCACTTATGTATATGCACATCAAGTACTTGATGAATAAGATGACAAATCATTGAATatggttgtttttcaaatatttatGTCTCAAAAAAGAAGGTATATATTGCACCAGGTAGCCACTTTTAGCACCTTTACTTAAAACGTATCCAGTTTTTGGAAGAATCTATTTACAGTTTAGCCAGTTTTGGCGAACTTCAGACTGcccctcctcttcctcctcctgcTTCTTCATACCCGAAATAGCATAACCTCGCACCTGAAGGTTTGATCCACCAAAACCAAAACTTAGGTTTTGGCATTTCAAAATTCCAACCCGTTTGTGAAGTTTGAAACTTCAAAGCTGATTGGTTAGAAGTTTGACTCTGAGGGGATTAAATTAGTAAACTCGGCAGGAAATTATAGTGGAGGTCAGCTTTACCTCAGTCCTCATGGGCTTATTTGGTAAAGCCCAAGACCATCCATAAGCTGAACTTGACCACTTTGAATTAAGAGATTTTttcattcctatacactatttgaaaccttattacgaAAAATGTTCATGTATTGGTATTTATCTCACCTAAACACATTTtagttacaaaatatatacaatccaCCTTAAAAAGCTCTTAATCCATTATTTGTgccttcaatcaagggatttagttacaccctttttctttttttctctcatctctcCCCTCTTCTCTCTATATTCTCTCTTTCTCCCCATATCTTGAGTAAACGGAGTGCTTTGAATAATAACGAATTTTTCAACTAAATCTGCTACTCTAACAGACTTTGCTCAAAATCCTCTTTCTTACTCTTCTTTTTTATCTTATTTATATACTCCTTAAACTGTCAATAGATGAGCTAACCTCATGTACTAGTAAAGGTAATTACTGAATTGAATGATAATGAATTGGGACTTCTTTCCAACTACCCTGCCCTTCACCAAGGACAAACCCGTTGCAGAAAGTTCAAGTACTATTTTAAGATAACCCGCTTTACCCTTAAATCTTGTCCTTTAATTAACAAAGATGaatattatgaattgttgttcCAACCGGCAACTACCATGCCCTTAATTCTACAAAGGAATAAAATCTACTGGAGAATGCTCAAGGAAAATTCAAAGTTACCGTTACACCATCCTCTCTTATAATTAAATTCTTGCATTTCCTTTGCTATCTGTTCATATGGATGGGATTGTAGTGGTCGATATGTTAATTTTAATGTCGACAAAATTGTGATAAACTCGGAGTCAAGTTACGACGCATTACTTTTCAGCCATTACAAAGCATTCATCAATTGATATACaattacaactttcatacattatttctatcaagttatatacaactacaatatcttACAACTTAAATACATTTTTTATACAAGATGTCTTTtgaatattttgtatctgatttatacatagtaaaaataaatttcatacaactaagtatatattatacaacttatctacaacttatctacactttcatacattatttttacccagttatatacaactacaatatcatacaacttaaatacaatttttatacaaattttatacaatatgtcttttgtatattttgtatctgatttatacatagtaaaaataaatttcatacagctaattatatattatacaaattatctacaacttatctataacttatctacaactttcatacattatttctacccagttatatacaactataatatcatacaacttaaatacaacttttatacaatattgttcaactttcatacaatatttaaataaaaaatatatatataaacaacaaatttttctacaattttactacaactttactacaatttcgtaagtataatgtatgtcatgtcttcttcttcttcttcttcttcttcttcttcgagtttcaatatgaaattaagccaaaatcaagtctaatcttcacttaaacaccctcaaaattgagatataaactcaaaataatattcccaattgtttacattaacacccaatccaaataaataatgattttaaaaaatccaaattcga is a window from the Nicotiana tomentosiformis chromosome 10, ASM39032v3, whole genome shotgun sequence genome containing:
- the LOC104094447 gene encoding phytanoyl-CoA dioxygenase isoform X3 — protein: MGIEGGNLSSEQLQFFDSNGYLVLESFANPAEIESLRKRMEQMLDEFDCSSTASIFSTKNQQQTTNDHFFESAEKISFFWEALHEKDPVFNKFSSSDKVSGMLRSLGYQRPIVIQSMYIFKQPGIGGEVVPHQDNSFLYTEPTTCTGLWLALEDATIVNGCLWAIPGSHRNGLVRRFLRDENGVHFDKPSPCYNQKDFVPLEVKAGSLVVIHGDLIHQSFENQSSKSRHAYSLHVVDTNGCKWAEDNWIRRNVDPEPLYSC